The Aethina tumida isolate Nest 87 chromosome 6, icAetTumi1.1, whole genome shotgun sequence nucleotide sequence AAGACAGTGCCGACAACGTGGTCTCGGTGTTCATCAATCGTTTAATCGATCCGGATCCGAACAATCCGTTTCCCTGGGCGGATTGCGTGCGCATTTCGCTGTTGCAGTTCTCCTGTTTGTTGGTCGAACAGGCGAGTCCGCACATCCACGACCACGACGCCAACAACAAGACGCAAGGCTTCAAGAAACTGAGGAGGCTCATGACTTTCGCTTGGCCTTGCTTGATGGGCGAGAACTGCGTCGATCCCGCCACCAGGTACCACGGCCACTTGTTGCTGTCCCATATAATCAACAAGTTTgccatacataaaaaaatcatacttCAAGGTAGGTTCAAATTCGATATTCGAATTGTATAGCTATAGCTGTAACTGTGCTTGGCACTGGTGcaaaatttgatgtaaatTTCAGTGTTCCACGGATTGTTGAAAGCACACGCCGTCGAAGCGAGGAACGTTGTGCGCCAAGCCCTGGAAATTCTGACTCCGTCGATGCCTTTAAGAATGGACGAAGAAATGTTAACGCACTGGACTAAAAAGATTATTGTGGACGAGGGACATTCGATGCAACAACTGTTCCATATCCTACAACTAGTCGTTAAACACTACAAAGTCTATTACACAGTTAGACACGACTTAGTCCAGCACATGGTCAATTCCATACAAAGACTAGGATTTAGTCCGACGGCCACTTTGGAGCACAGAAAGCTGGCCGTCGAACTAGCCGAGGTCATAATCAAATGGGAATTGTATGGAATCAAAGAAGAATCCGAAATTACAGAGGTACAATCAACGTTTATCAATCACCAATTATTTATCGTTCATTGTTTAATTGCAGGCCACAGAGACGGTGGTCACACCGATGAAACGTCCAGCAAGCGAAGAAGGTGGCGGCCCGGAGGTGAAACGCAGAATGTCCGCCCAACCCGGAACGTCCGCAGCGCCAGCGACAGTAAAAGTCGAACCTGGAACCGAAAACAGCATAGAAAAAGCGCACATCGAAACTGTGCTGAACTTTTTGCTCAGGTTGGCGTGTCAAGTTAACGACGCCACCCCACCCAATCCCCAAAACCAAGGGACGTCAAGTCCCGGTGAATTGTTGAGCAGAAGATGcgtgattttattaaagacaGCGCTGAAACCGGAACTTTGGTCCAGGCCGGTCGATTTGAAGCTGGCGTTCTTCGATAAGATACTGTTAACCGTTGAAACACCTAATCCGAATGTGGCCAACATTTGCACAGCCTTGGAGGTCCTTACATATCTTTTAACTGTGCTAAAGAAGGAACAGATCCTCGccagttttaaaatgttacaacgTGGAATAAGTACATGATTCAAAACTTGTTCGTTTCGTATTTTATATTGGTGTTGTTTCAGGTGCTTGCATCCAAActcaaattagtaaaataatcaaattagtcCACAATTTGTTAACAAAACTGATGTCGATGTTCCCGATGGAAAGAACGGCCACCAATGCATCGAGCAAATACGATGAATTGGATGGACTTTACTTGAACGTTGGGAAAGTGATCAGCGAAGGTTTGAGCAAATTCGAGAAAATGGACAATCCTTCAAATTTCTTCAGCACCGTGATGATTTTGAAGGCTGCCTGCATCAACAATCATTCTTATATTGATTTGTTGATCACTCCGTTTATGGCATCTCTTCAACGTTTGGCCAAGGAACATTTGCAACCTTCCACCAACGAAAGCGGCgcacgtaataatttaattttcttgctcggacgtatttaaaatataaaatataattaatttttcagttattagCGAACTGCTGATACTTTGTTTGGATTTGGTTAAAACTAGAGTTGTTGTTATGGGTGGAGAAATGAGGAAAAACTTTATTGGTACAATTTTAGTTGGACTGATTGAAAAATCTCCAGACAATAAAGTTATGAAAGCTATAACAAAAGTATGCAACTAAATTTTACTgctttttatatgatttaatgtattttgtgTCGGTTTTAGATGTTGGAAGAGTGGATGAAGTGCAGAAACATTGTAACAATCAACCAGGCACCAAGCTTGAGAGAAAAGTCGATCCTACTGGTGAAACTGATGCAGTACGTTGAAAAACGGTTCCCAGACGATCAAGAATTGAACGCCCAATTTTTGGAACTTATTAACTACGTTTACACGTAAATAAACCAATTAACttaccaaaaataattgttctaaattatttgtttgttgtagCGATCGacagtttaaaaatacagaaCTGACGTCGAAACTGGAAGCTGCGTTTTTGGCAGGATTACGATGCAACCAACCAGCAATCCGTGCCAAGTTCTTCCGCGTCTTCGACGACAGTATGAGACGCCGCCTTCACGATCGTCTCTTGTATATAGTGTGTAGTCAAAATTGGGAGGCAATCGGGTCGCATTATTGGATCAAACAGTGCATAGAATTGTTATTGGTCACGGCCATCGGCCACACTCCGATTAAGATGAGTCACGAAAGCAGTATTTTACCGTCGGTCACGTCCGTCGTTGTGCACGGCGACAAACAGAAAAAAGAGGAATTCCAGACGTACACGCAGCAAGAGTCGTGGTGGAATCTGTTGGAAACGGTGGAGGTAAAGGAGGAGGTCGTCGACATGGATCTGAGTGTGTCACAGACGGAAGCTGGCAGTCAGGAAGAGAAGACGCCGGCCTCAAGAGCCGAAACAATCacgaaaatgattaataagcATTACGAGTTCATCGAGGTGTCCAGAAACGTTTCCACCAATCAGTTCTTGGTTGCGGCCTCGCAACTTTGCCACATGGACACGAATCTTGCGGAACAAGTGTGGTTGGCACTGTTCCCCAGGTTGTGGGCTATTTTAGAAGAGGAACAAAGAAGTTTCTTGACTGGTGAAATACTACCGTTTTTAACGTCGGGATCGCACATAGTGCAAAAGGATTGTCACCCTAGTGCCATCAACACTTTCGTCGAGGCCCTGTGCAGATGTAATCCTCCCGTTCAATTAGCACCGtacgtatttatttgttaactcTATTCTCTATACAACTGAAGAGTTAATAATCTATGTTTTTTTGTAGACCTGTCATGAAGTATATAGGAAAATCCCATAACTTGTGGCACAGAATGGCTTTGGGTCTGGAACAGATGGCCTACGACAACGGATCTAACGTCAAACCCTCGAATCCAGCCTCCTGTTACGACTTCGAATCGGATCAATCCAAAAACGAGTTGGTTCATTCTTTGGCCGAATTGTATTCGTTGTTGTGCGAGGAGGACATGTGGGCGGGTGTTTGGCAAAAACACGCCTACTACAAAGAAACCGGCATTGCAGTCGCGTACGAACAACACGGGTTCTTCGAGCAGGCTCAGGCAGCGTACGAGGCGGCCATGAACAAATACAAGCAGGACACAAACGCCGGCCCGGTTCCAGCCCACACCCAACGCGAAGTTTTGCTCTGGAATCAACAGTGGATACGGTACGTCATTGTACTTAATAATCAGCTAATCGTAGTTATTTTCATCGATTGTTTGGATTTCAGTTGTGCGAAAGAGTTGAACCAATGGGAGATAATCGTGGAATACGCTAAGAATCCTCTGTTTTACGATGCGTTGCTGTTATTGGACAGTGCCTGGAGGACGACAATGCCCAACTGGGATTTGATGAAGGAGGCGTTGTCCTGCGTCGAGTATTCGTGTCCGAAAGAATTGGGTTGGAAGGTTACGATGTACGGCGGCTTCCTGTTGATTTGTCAACCGGATGAAACTAAACCATTGAAATTCGTCGAGCGTTACGTCGAGACGGCAAGCGCCCTGTGTTTGAACGAATGGCGGCGTTTGCCCACAATAGTGAGTCACATACATTTGCCGTACTTACAGGCGGCGCAGCAAATCATGGAGCTGCACGAGGCGTTCCAAATTCACAAGGGACTGAcgcaaagacatcaaacctcCGTGCACGACATGAAAGCCATCGTGAAAACTTGGAGGAATCGTCTCCCTGTCATCGCCGACGATTTAACCCACTGGAACGATATCTTCACGTGGAGACAGTTACATTACCAGGTTGTGGTCAGTCATTTCGAAAGCGTAACTGAAAGCAACACCGCCAATTCCATGCTGGGAGTCCACGCATCTGCACaagtatttttgtttcttataCCTTTAAGCTTAatgctttattaaatatggttGTTTTCCAGTCTATAATTCATTTCGGAAAGATTGCGAGGAAACACAAGTTGAGCAGCGTGTGTCTGGAGACGTTGAACCGTATTTACACCATACCCAGCGTCCCGATAGTCGACTGTTTCCAAAAGGTCCGACAACAGGTCAAGTGTTACTTGCAAATGGCCTCGATGAACAACAAGAACGAACTGCAAGAAGGATTGGACGTTATCAATCACACCAAAGTGCAGTTCTTCCAAAAGGAAATGACTGCCGAGTTTTACGCCTTGAAAGGAATGATGTATCATTTAAGTAGTAAGTTTTTCACAACTTTTAACATATCTGAACAATTTGCAAAACTGTGTTAATTTTGTAGACAAGTCGGACGAGGCAAACAAGGCGTTTTCCGCAGCGGTACAAATGCACGACACTTCGACCAAAGCTTGGGCTTTGTACGGCGATTATTTAGAACAAGTCTTCACACGCGACCAAAAACAAATCAACTTGGGAGTGAACGCCATGACTTGTTTCTTGCACGCCTGTCGTCAACAAAACGAATCGAAAGCCCGCAAATATCTTGCCAAAGTTCTGTGGCTTCTAAGCTACGACGACGAGAAAGGAAGCCTGATGGAAGCGTTAGATAAATATGCGGTCGGAGTACCTCCTATAATGTGGCTCCCGTGGACGCCGCAACTTTTAAACCTTCTAGTACAGTACGAAGGGGGCGTGatcattaatttgttgatGCAAGTCGGCAGGATGTTCCCACAGGCCGTCTACTTCCCGATCAGAACGTTGTACTTGACTCTGAGGAGTGCCACACAAAGAAACAAGGCCAATCCAACTGGAACTCAGGTATGTGGAATTCGTTTATATTTAAGTCGAGTCCTTAAacgtttgttattgttgtgttaaCGCAGCAACAGCAGCCGGATAGTCAGAGTGAAACTGTCCAGCAGCAACAGGGTAACGTGTCTGCGCAGACCGAACCTCCTCAAACGGTGAGCAAAAGCTCCCTTCCCTGTTCACTCTCACGTAAAATcttatttcatataaacataatgatttgttgttttatgttGTAGCAGGCACAAGAGGGAGGACAAACGGACGGTCAGCAACAACAGTCGGCGGGTGCGGAGAACGGACAGACTGCCCAAGCCACTCCCTCCGTCTCCTCGGCCTCCGACACTATTAAAGCTACGCCCGGCATGGTCAGGTGCTCCAAAATCATGAAGATGCAACGGGATATTCACACCACAGTTCTTTCTAGTCTGGAAGGCATCGCCGTACAAGTACGTAcactgttaattattttattgttacatttttgtcTAATCTGTGTTGTTGCAGATGGAATGGTTCAGGGAGTGTTGGTATGAAGAAGTTTTAAGACAATTGCGTCAAGGACTTACTAAATGTTACGCCATCGCTTTCGAGAATCGTGAAAACGTGAAGGATGCCAAAATTACGCCTCACATATTAAACTTTGTCAAGAAACTTATTACCACTTTTGGCATTGGCGTTGGTAAGTTTTTACAAGGAATCAAATAACACAACAGTaaactaaaaatcaattatatttttagaaaacataCATTCATCGAGTAACATAACGTTTAATTCGGCCGCATCGGAAAGTTTGGCCAGACGAGCCGAAGCCACCTACCAAGACCCAGTTTTCAAAGAAATGAAACAGGAATTTAGTAAAGATTTCGACTTCTCCCATTCCAACTCCTGCAGGCTGCACACGTTAATTTTCAAACTGAAAAAGTGGATTAAAATCCTCGACAAACGTTCGAAAATGCTTCTGCAATCGTTCCTGATTGAGGAAAAGTGTAGGTTCTTGTCGAATTTCACTTTAAAGACTGCAGAAGTGGAATTACCGGGAGAGTTTTTACTGCCGAAACACAATCATTACTTTGTCAGGATTGCTAGGTTCATGCCACGCGTTGATGTTGTGCAAAAACACAACGCTTCAGCCAGAAGATTGTATATTAGAGGGCACAACGGTAAAATATATCCGTATTTAGTTGTTAACGATTCCGGACTGGCTGATGCGAGACGTGAGGAACGAGTTTTACAGTTGCTACGGATGTTAAATCACTGCTTAGGAAAACAAAAGGTATTTCCAGCACATTTTTCTGTTAGAAAAATAACCCAGTcgattttattggtttttagGAAACGTCACGAAGGTTTTTACATTATACAGTACCCAGAGTTGTGGCAGTTTCTCAGCAAATTCGTCTCGTGGAAGATAATCCGGCCTCTATTTCTCTCCTGGATGTTTTCAAAAAAGGCTGCGCCAAACTAAGTAAggtttatcattaatttttaaagaaagtaattttaattgaaacgtaAATCATTTTCAGACATCGAACACGACGATCCAATTCACTATTTTTACGATAGACTGGCTAATGTACAAAGCAGAGGTATAAAAGCAAGCCATCAAGTTTTCAGGGACATTTTGAAGGGTGTGCAAACGACGATGGTTCCCAGAACGGTCCTGAAACAGTGGGCCGTTCAAACTTTCCCTAATGCCACCGATTATTggcaatttagaaaaatggtaagttataataaatataccgtTATTTCCATCAAAAATTAACTGTCTTGTTTTTTAGTTCACTTTGCAACTGGCTCTGGCGTGCTTCGCCGAGTACGTTTTACATTTGACGAGACTGAATCCGGACATGATGTATTTGCATCAGGATTCCGGGATGATGAacatttcttactttaaatTCGACGTAGATGATGGTATAAATCAATTCAACACTTCTATTGGTGCACAGACCTAATCGATACAATTTTTAGGAGAATTAGACACGACCAGACCTGTACCGTTTAGACTCACCCCgaatattatagaatatttatctTCAATAGGGATAAACGGACCTTTGACGGCTTCGATGATCGCAACAGCCAGATGTTTCGTCTATCCCAActtcaaagtaaattttattttaattttcatgtgtCAAACTTACTTTTTTGAAACGTTTTTGTAGGTAACAGCcattttaaaaccaattttgAGGGACGAAATGGTTTTGTCTCGAATGAAAAAACCAGAGGACGCGACGCAAGTTGATAAGTTGACTGATAGCGAACAGATAGTCAACATGGTCAACAAGGCTGTGACTTCAATAAGCAGTCGATTGAATAATTTAGCTCTGTTTGACGGAGTTGAAAGCAAAGTAggtgttttaattgttgttcggttgaagaaattattaataaaaaaaatcaatgtttcAGGTGGGAACATTAGTGGCGGCGGCGAGCAGTCATGATAACTTGTGTAGAATGGATCCAGCATGGCATCCATGGTTGTAGAATTTTTATGGTTAcagtattatgattttttaaaagttaaatatttttgtaattaattttaaacaaatatattgtacatattaattaaattggggttttattaagtaaaacaaacagcagttataaaaaacatataattaattaatcaattacaaAACAGGAAAATAAGATCTCACTTGACACtgttcaataataatcaaCAGATTTtgcgaaaaaattaaataatagtctTTATTCTTCTTTCATCATTGACCAcaataacagtaataaatgTTACACAACTCTTCTGACTTCAAAGAACCTTTTCAAGTAGTAAACTTGTCCCATTGTCATTGCAATTAGGATCAGCGCTTCGAAAAACGACCACATTACAACTCTAGAATTTGTACTTTCGTTGATGCTCCTGTGAATTCTATCACGTACTTGCATATATTCCTGCTCTTGTTTAACTCCAGTGAGTGAtcctacaaaatataaaaattaattgaaatatacctGAAAATATATAGGAGATGATTACCGCTAAGTTCCCTGATCATTTCTTCAAGTTTGTTGGTGTTCTCCCCTTCTTGAGCTTCAGGTTTGTGCGGCTCCCCAATGGCCATATTGAACATGACAACTTTCGGAGTCATTGTGGACATCTTATTTGAGAAACAGTACGTATATATTCCAGCAGTGTGGGCAGCGAACGTGTATTTGCCCGAGGACTCTCGCACGCCCTCGTAAATAACTTTGTGGTCGGGCCCCAGGATGCGCACGTCTATGTCTAAAAAGCCGCCCTCCGCTATTTCGAACGTCAAGCCTAAAAACTCAACCCAATTAATGGGAATGTGAGAGGAAAACGGTGTGGAATTTACCCATTCTGGTTCCAGCGTCCACTTTATCAAAGAAACATTCTTCCGCGTCGGCGTCCACAGTAATGAAATACGCGTAACCATTGGAGAAAATTGTGGCGAGAACGgccgaaattaaaaatagtttgtctagcatttttttttaataaatatgtacaaaaatattgtctCCTTCAGCCACGTAGAGGTTACTTTTCTATTTGACACATTTGACAACACGAAACTCAACTGTCAAATTTGCTCCATCTATACTTTCTTACTAGAATCTTcgaattaagataaaatttagattttatttttaaatttaaaaaaataaaactaaagatttcttaatttattttaattctaataatttttgtaaatagaaattaagtaGATTTAAacgagtaataaaaatttaaataattaatttttgtaaacctaatataagtttggaggttatgtaaataatctgttttgtttgtttgtcaacaattagataaatattaaacaatgaacgaaataaataataaaaatgtgtgtagAACTTGCTTAGATAACAACCCCAATTTAGATTTATCCATTTTAAATAAGGAATTGAACgtgaattacataaatatcatAAGTTATTGCACTTCTGTGGAAGTTTGCGTAGAAAATTCACCAAAAATATGCCAGAAATGCGAAAATCTACTTGTAGGTTTTTACAAGTTCAAACTGAACGTTATCGAAATCGATCGGAAGTTCAaggaacaattaaaaatcgtGCCGAAACTAGAGCCAGAAATTGAAATTCACGAGGACGAAAACGACGATCGGAACGATGAGGATTTCGCCCCGGAAAAGCATAcaaagtcaaaaaataaaaaaccgtGTCAGTGCGAAGTTTGCGGTAAAGTGTTGAGCTCCAAGAGCAACTTGCAGATGCACATGAAGAGCCACAGTGGTGAGAAACCTTTCAAGTGTGAATATTGTAGTAAAACCTTCACCAGGGCCAAACATTTGGCTGTTCATCGTAGAGTGCACACAGGTAAACACAGGTATTTCCAATGTGTTGTTGGGTTGTTCTAATGTGAATCGTTTTTGTTTCAGGTGAACGGCCGTACGAATGTAAGTATTGTCAAAAGCGTTTTGCGCAAATTTCCACTCTACAGAATCACGTGAGGATTCACACGGGGGAAAAGCCGCACATGTGCAGCGTTTGTGGGAAAGCCTTCACCCAATACCAAACGCTAAACTATCATTTAAAAACGCACACGGGCGAGACTCCATTCAAATGCGAAGTTTGCCAAAAAGCCTTTGCTCATCAAGGAAACTTGAACATACACATGAGGTAGAAATCTTTTCCCTTTTCCCCAATTACaaagcaaattaattaatctacgACGATTTAGGTTTCATAAAAACGAACGGCCCTACGAATGTAAAATATGCAACGGTAGATTTTTCACGAGCAGCCACCTGAGTGTGCACATGAAACACCATTTGGGCGTGAAGGCGCACCAGTGCACGGTTTGTGGCAAGGCTTTTGTCAGGAGCGAAGGACTGAAGGACCACATGGTCATGCACACCGGCGAGAAACCGTTCGGATGCAAACTGTGTCCCAAACGATACACGCAGAGCAGCCATTTGAATAGGCACATGAAAACGcacaataaaacttaaattatttatacctaATGTCCGATTTctaatagattcaatagattcaacaCATAGAATTATATCATATAAGAagtatctttttatatttttataaataaatattttatactttgtaGATGTAGATGTGATTCTTTAcccaacttattttatttttcagaacaATGAAACTGAAACGAAAGTCCGTTTAAATAATccatcttattaatatttatacaaaaactgAATTCTTatgttatttacaaaatcattttaaatctagtttaacaaattacaacagcacataattaataatcatcatGAGTAATTTGAGTCCAATAAGAATGAAAACGCCGACTAGACAATAATGCGCAACCATAACTTTGTATAGTTTAACGTATCCTTTAGGAATCGTTTCCAGTGGATCCTTGAGCAGATAAACCCGAGCGCCTCGGACGTACGTGTAAAAGTACGCGTCCCACGACAGATTTTTCATGGTGAATTCGAACAAGTCGCGGTCCGGTTTCTTCATCGTCTTCCACAGTCGCTGTGTGTTGCAGTTTTTGAAGTCCCACTCGCGAAGGCAAAAGTAAGAGATGACGTTCGagaatttgttgattttttggtaACCTTTCACCAGActgcaaaataattatgtgtgAGAGTTTTTAAACGGTGGTAAAGGTAAATTATGTGTCTGTCGACTTACAGAGGTTTTTTACCGATGCAAACGGCTGCGAAATCGATTATGTGCGCCGGTATTGTTTGGAAAAAGAACACCGCCAACGTGTGCAGGAACAAATTCGGTCTGATTGCGAAAAAGTAATGCCACAGAATCATCTCCGATGGAATTTGTTTCGAGTGTTTTTCGCTCAGCTCCTTGAAGTTGTCTGCGAAACAATAAACCGTATCAATGTAAcggttatatttttgaaaacaatcAATCAGTTACTTACTCCAAGTTATCGGCCTTTCAGGCGTGCACACGTAATTGTAAATCGGTATTTGTTTGTCTTCCTTGGTCTCTTCATTTTGCGTTTCTTGATTTGCGTTCAGTGTtc carries:
- the LOC109604196 gene encoding zinc finger protein 239, which gives rise to MNEINNKNVCRTCLDNNPNLDLSILNKELNVNYINIISYCTSVEVCVENSPKICQKCENLLVGFYKFKLNVIEIDRKFKEQLKIVPKLEPEIEIHEDENDDRNDEDFAPEKHTKSKNKKPCQCEVCGKVLSSKSNLQMHMKSHSGEKPFKCEYCSKTFTRAKHLAVHRRVHTGERPYECKYCQKRFAQISTLQNHVRIHTGEKPHMCSVCGKAFTQYQTLNYHLKTHTGETPFKCEVCQKAFAHQGNLNIHMRFHKNERPYECKICNGRFFTSSHLSVHMKHHLGVKAHQCTVCGKAFVRSEGLKDHMVMHTGEKPFGCKLCPKRYTQSSHLNRHMKTHNKT
- the LOC109604195 gene encoding transmembrane emp24 domain-containing protein 2; amino-acid sequence: MLDKLFLISAVLATIFSNGYAYFITVDADAEECFFDKVDAGTRMGLTFEIAEGGFLDIDVRILGPDHKVIYEGVRESSGKYTFAAHTAGIYTYCFSNKMSTMTPKVVMFNMAIGEPHKPEAQEGENTNKLEEMIRELSGSLTGVKQEQEYMQVRDRIHRSINESTNSRVVMWSFFEALILIAMTMGQVYYLKRFFEVRRVV